AAACCTCTTGGAATCCGTACAATAGTTATAAACCATGAACTTCCTCTGCACTACCCTCATATTATTTTCCGCCGTTAGATCAAACCTATGAGACAACCATCTTGGTGAACCGGCTGGGCAAGATGGTTTTCCAGTGTACGAGACACATGCGTCCGCTCTAAAGTTTCTGTAAGAAGCGGTGAATGGCGCCTTGGACCAGTCGGTCTTAACAAGCCCTCCTCTCGTAGCCCACTGGTCCGCGTTCCAGAGACTCGAGTAGAGCCTCATTGGCTGCATTATTGGATATGGAATTCTCCTATGTTCTAAGTTCTTGAATTGTCTAATCGGAATTCCATCAACCAAGAAACTGCAtcaaaataaactcaaaattttaattcaaactaCATGTACGTCGAAAATATAATGGGCCGGCCCAGTTGGTCCACAGACAGTCCCACAACTTAAAATTCTAGGTAAAATAGTTtgggaaaaatatatttatacttacaCGATGTGATGATGGTTCCATAGAACAGAGTAAGTGTGAAAATCAGCCGTTGGATCGAACCAGAGATGAAATTGTTGTTCTCTATCACCTTTGCCTTGAGTATACACATTTGTATGCATCACATACGGATCACCAGTTAGATTACCAAGAAACTCGAAATCTATCTCGTCCCACGTATCACCTTTCGACTTTAGCTG
Above is a window of Brassica napus cultivar Da-Ae chromosome A10, Da-Ae, whole genome shotgun sequence DNA encoding:
- the LOC106370349 gene encoding probable xyloglucan endotransglucosylase/hydrolase protein 25 produces the protein MDRHSTLILSILLNALTTTFFSPVYAGTFDREFDITWGGGRGKVLNNGELLTLSLDRASGSGFQSKKEYLFGKIDMQIKLVPGNSAGTVTTYYLKSKGDTWDEIDFEFLGNLTGDPYVMHTNVYTQGKGDREQQFHLWFDPTADFHTYSVLWNHHHIVFLVDGIPIRQFKNLEHRRIPYPIMQPMRLYSSLWNADQWATRGGLVKTDWSKAPFTASYRNFRADACVSYTGKPSCPAGSPRWLSHRFDLTAENNMRVVQRKFMVYNYCTDSKRFPQGFPKECGIH